A genomic segment from Verrucomicrobiia bacterium encodes:
- a CDS encoding radical SAM protein, producing the protein MSAEAVIETSPEAAARAVAATPAKSTPVVRPKTSGWQLFKDVLHHGGPGYLQFAITNICNADCDFCGFARSKFDPKARKSVTLSEARDVVDIAKRNHIGYLLFVGGEPMAHKELRPMVRYAAEQGIHPMICTNGGLWTEENMRGLVDDGLTSVIMSIDAHDIAKHEQNRGLPDVCRKIKRANEFFHGVGIQTTASITASRLIEDFEKLPPFLESLGFRSCTFSYPLTSLASSYLSFSDSGLVNFSQDELIALFEKIKQMKHRSGYPVVNPTESLNEMQRHLRGEKEKFGCLGGHKYFYLDWKLDLYRCHFWETPMCNVYDWDESKLIRDGCTRCMIDCYRDPSVLQHVAISASDAWNAAKKGKLLTAAKHVFDARNVTSIKAVWEDRKWIGKV; encoded by the coding sequence ATGAGTGCTGAAGCTGTAATCGAAACCTCCCCGGAAGCGGCCGCCCGCGCGGTGGCAGCGACGCCCGCCAAGTCCACCCCGGTGGTGCGTCCCAAGACGTCGGGCTGGCAGTTGTTCAAGGACGTGTTGCACCACGGCGGTCCCGGTTACCTCCAGTTCGCCATCACCAACATCTGCAACGCGGACTGTGATTTCTGCGGCTTTGCCCGGAGCAAGTTCGACCCCAAGGCGCGCAAGAGCGTGACGTTGTCGGAGGCGCGCGACGTGGTGGACATCGCCAAACGCAACCACATTGGCTACCTCCTGTTCGTCGGCGGCGAACCGATGGCGCACAAGGAACTCCGGCCGATGGTCCGTTACGCGGCGGAGCAGGGGATTCACCCGATGATCTGCACCAACGGCGGATTGTGGACCGAGGAAAACATGCGCGGCCTGGTGGACGACGGGCTGACGAGCGTCATCATGTCCATTGACGCGCACGACATCGCCAAGCACGAGCAGAACCGCGGCCTGCCCGATGTGTGCCGCAAGATCAAACGGGCGAACGAATTTTTTCACGGCGTGGGCATCCAGACCACCGCGAGCATCACCGCGAGCCGGTTGATCGAGGATTTCGAGAAGCTGCCGCCGTTCCTGGAATCGCTCGGCTTCCGCAGTTGCACATTCAGCTATCCGCTCACGTCGCTGGCCAGCAGCTATCTCAGCTTCAGCGACAGCGGCCTCGTGAATTTCAGCCAGGACGAACTCATCGCCCTGTTTGAAAAAATCAAGCAGATGAAGCATCGCAGCGGTTATCCGGTCGTGAACCCGACCGAGTCGCTGAACGAAATGCAGCGGCATCTGCGCGGCGAGAAGGAAAAATTCGGCTGCCTGGGCGGCCACAAGTATTTCTACCTCGACTGGAAGCTCGACCTTTACCGCTGCCACTTCTGGGAAACGCCCATGTGCAATGTGTATGACTGGGACGAGTCCAAGCTCATCCGCGACGGCTGCACGCGTTGCATGATTGACTGCTACCGCGACCCGAGCGTGCTGCAGCACGTGGCCATCAGCGCGAGCGACGCCTGGAACGCCGCCAAAAAGGGCAAATTGCTGACGGCCGCCAAACATGTGTTCGACGCGCGCAACGTGACGTCGATCAAGGCCGTCTGGGAAGATCGCAAGTGGATCGGGAAGGTGTGA
- a CDS encoding N-acetylmuramoyl-L-alanine amidase — translation MVVLALTLAGCANPPRTRPFKVAPGDLPPDVDLRPPTAPAPVTRHPIQSKPVTHPATAVVGQSLSVPAATWVPLDQWARVNHFGPLTNLHSTVMPTFSLATPAGDFVVRVGSTLAQFAGLELRLGFEPRLVNDEPALHTLDLQKNLLPLLSGTSAPPAGPHVIVIDPGHGGKDSGTRSATGHAEKDYTLDWANRLADLLTARGWQVFLTRTNDADESLSNRVAFADEHHADLFVSLHFNAAGSAVHNGVETYCVTPTGMPSSVTRGYEDNPALAFPNNEFDAQNLQLALRIHREILAATKAEDRGIRHARFLSVLRAQHRPAVLIEGGYLSNPEEAALIDAPEHRQLLAEAVAKALQQP, via the coding sequence ATGGTAGTCCTGGCACTGACACTGGCCGGTTGCGCCAATCCGCCCCGCACCCGCCCGTTCAAAGTGGCGCCGGGAGATTTGCCGCCCGATGTGGACCTTCGTCCGCCGACGGCCCCCGCACCCGTAACCAGGCATCCGATCCAGTCAAAGCCGGTCACGCATCCGGCAACCGCAGTCGTCGGGCAATCGTTGTCCGTGCCCGCTGCAACCTGGGTTCCGCTGGACCAATGGGCCAGAGTCAATCACTTCGGCCCGCTCACAAATCTGCATTCCACCGTAATGCCCACGTTTTCGCTGGCGACGCCCGCCGGTGACTTCGTGGTGCGGGTCGGGAGCACCCTGGCTCAGTTTGCCGGGCTGGAACTGCGGCTGGGTTTCGAACCCCGGCTGGTCAATGACGAGCCGGCCCTGCACACGCTGGATTTGCAAAAGAACCTGCTTCCGTTGCTGAGCGGCACGAGCGCCCCGCCCGCCGGCCCGCACGTCATCGTGATTGACCCGGGGCATGGCGGCAAAGACAGCGGCACCCGCAGCGCGACCGGCCATGCGGAGAAAGATTACACCCTCGACTGGGCCAACCGGCTGGCCGATTTGTTGACGGCCCGAGGCTGGCAGGTCTTTCTGACCCGCACCAACGACGCAGACGAATCGTTGTCCAACCGGGTGGCGTTTGCCGACGAGCACCATGCGGATTTGTTCGTGAGCCTGCACTTCAACGCCGCCGGCAGCGCGGTGCACAACGGCGTCGAAACGTATTGCGTCACTCCCACCGGCATGCCGTCTTCCGTGACCCGCGGCTACGAGGACAATCCCGCGCTGGCCTTTCCCAACAACGAGTTCGACGCGCAAAACCTGCAACTGGCCCTGCGCATTCACCGCGAAATTCTCGCCGCCACCAAGGCCGAGGACCGCGGCATCCGCCACGCCCGCTTCCTGAGCGTCCTGCGCGCTCAACATCGTCCCGCCGTGCTGATCGAAGGCGGCTACTTGTCCAACCCGGAGGAAGCGGCGCTCATCGACGCGCCGGAACACCGACAGCTGCTCGCCGAGGCGGTGGCGAAGGCCCTGCAGCAACCATGA
- a CDS encoding NAD-dependent epimerase/dehydratase family protein, producing MIPHALITGGAGFIGSHLAERLLADGARVTIIDDLSTGTRANLAAVANHPRLRFMAAKLSACAELGPIAAAADQIFHLAAAVGVELVVRSPTRVIETNLHETEVLFEAAAANRTPVLLASTSEVYGKSTKHEFTEEDDLLIGPPTHARWSYACSKLMDEFLALAFAKERQVPVIIARLFNTVGPRQTGRYGMVLPRFIAAAKANAPLQVYGDGQQTRCFCYVNDTVEALVRLARCPHAPGQIFNVGNTEEISIGALANQVIASLNSTSPVQCIPYNEAYEPGFEDMRRRKPSLAKLTQFIGFRPSTPLREIIQRTAAAG from the coding sequence ATGATCCCGCATGCGCTCATCACCGGCGGCGCGGGCTTCATCGGCTCGCACCTGGCCGAACGGCTGCTGGCAGACGGCGCCCGGGTCACCATCATTGACGACCTTTCGACCGGCACTCGCGCCAATCTGGCGGCGGTGGCAAACCACCCGCGCCTGCGGTTCATGGCCGCCAAATTGTCCGCCTGCGCCGAACTCGGACCGATTGCCGCGGCAGCGGACCAGATTTTCCATCTGGCGGCCGCCGTGGGCGTGGAACTGGTGGTCCGCTCGCCCACGCGCGTCATCGAAACGAATCTTCACGAGACCGAAGTTTTGTTCGAAGCGGCCGCCGCCAACCGAACGCCGGTGCTGCTGGCTTCGACATCGGAGGTTTACGGCAAGAGCACCAAACACGAATTCACGGAGGAGGACGATCTGTTGATTGGCCCGCCCACACACGCCCGCTGGAGCTACGCGTGCTCCAAGTTGATGGACGAGTTTCTCGCGCTGGCCTTCGCCAAGGAACGGCAGGTGCCGGTGATCATTGCCCGGCTCTTCAACACTGTCGGCCCCCGACAAACCGGCCGCTACGGCATGGTGTTGCCCCGCTTTATCGCCGCCGCGAAGGCCAACGCGCCGTTGCAGGTCTATGGCGACGGACAGCAAACGCGTTGCTTTTGTTATGTGAACGACACGGTGGAGGCTTTGGTGCGTCTGGCACGCTGTCCTCATGCGCCGGGGCAGATCTTCAACGTCGGCAACACCGAGGAAATCAGCATTGGCGCGCTGGCGAACCAGGTCATCGCCAGCCTGAACTCGACTTCGCCCGTGCAGTGCATTCCGTATAACGAAGCCTACGAACCGGGCTTTGAAGACATGCGGCGGCGCAAACCGTCACTTGCCAAGCTGACGCAGTTCATCGGCTTCCGCCCCAGCACACCCTTGCGCGAAATTATCCAACGGACCGCAGCCGCCGGCTGA
- a CDS encoding prepilin-type N-terminal cleavage/methylation domain-containing protein, with protein sequence MKKLSKKSAFTLIELLVVIAIIAILAAMLLPALAKAKAKAQRINCVNNLKQVGLSFRLWGGDNNDQYPTRVPYTAGGPMMSSAADPSTLAGNPANNARFVYRVFGVMSNEMGTPKLLYCPSEYESTVQQATTWSPTVPGGQSGTPYFNNNNVSYFIGVDADETQPQMLLAGDHNMGNTGTAYNNNNPSTQGWGNGAASILAPTVGTSTNNPTGAWMDNGHGKQGNVAMADGSVQQVTISKLRDLFRNSGDSQLNRLAFP encoded by the coding sequence ATGAAGAAACTCTCGAAAAAATCAGCCTTTACGCTCATTGAGCTGCTCGTCGTGATCGCGATCATCGCGATTCTGGCGGCCATGCTCCTGCCGGCGCTCGCCAAGGCCAAGGCCAAAGCCCAGCGCATCAACTGCGTCAACAACCTCAAGCAGGTTGGCCTGTCGTTCCGCCTCTGGGGCGGGGACAACAACGACCAGTATCCCACACGCGTTCCGTATACTGCGGGTGGCCCCATGATGTCCAGCGCGGCAGATCCCAGCACCCTCGCGGGCAATCCGGCGAACAACGCGCGCTTTGTCTATCGTGTTTTCGGGGTGATGTCGAACGAGATGGGCACGCCCAAGCTGTTGTATTGCCCCTCTGAATACGAGAGCACAGTGCAGCAGGCCACGACATGGTCGCCCACGGTTCCGGGTGGTCAGTCCGGCACGCCGTATTTCAATAACAACAACGTGAGCTACTTCATCGGTGTTGATGCTGATGAAACCCAGCCGCAGATGTTGCTGGCGGGCGATCACAACATGGGCAACACCGGCACCGCCTACAACAACAACAATCCGTCCACCCAAGGTTGGGGTAACGGCGCGGCCAGCATCTTGGCTCCCACCGTGGGCACTTCCACGAACAATCCTACGGGCGCCTGGATGGACAACGGCCACGGCAAGCAAGGCAATGTGGCCATGGCGGACGGCAGCGTCCAGCAGGTCACCATTTCCAAGCTGCGTGATCTGTTCAGAAACTCAGGCGATTCGCAGCTGAACCGCCTCGCGTTTCCCTGA
- the hoxE gene encoding bidirectional hydrogenase complex protein HoxE produces the protein MQATNISTGQNRLRRALDHASGDKRFKILEVHMKKHQFRQDALIEVLHKAQELFGYLEDDLLLFVAHKLKLPPSRVYGVATFYHFFNLKPQGEHTCVVCLGTACYVKGADKVMNALQDRLKIRPGETTPDGKVSLLTARCIGACGIAPAVTYDGHVAPKQTAEAALEKINQWK, from the coding sequence ATGCAGGCGACCAACATCTCAACGGGCCAAAACCGGCTGCGCCGCGCGCTCGACCATGCCAGCGGCGACAAGCGCTTCAAGATCCTCGAGGTGCACATGAAGAAGCACCAGTTCCGCCAGGACGCGCTCATCGAGGTGCTGCACAAGGCGCAGGAACTGTTCGGCTACCTGGAGGACGACCTCCTGCTGTTCGTCGCGCACAAGCTCAAGCTGCCGCCCAGCCGCGTGTATGGCGTGGCCACGTTCTACCATTTCTTCAACCTCAAGCCGCAGGGCGAACACACCTGCGTCGTCTGCCTGGGCACGGCCTGCTACGTGAAAGGCGCCGACAAGGTCATGAACGCGCTCCAGGACCGGCTGAAGATTCGGCCGGGCGAAACCACGCCGGACGGCAAGGTTTCCCTGCTCACCGCGCGCTGCATCGGCGCCTGCGGCATCGCGCCGGCAGTCACCTATGACGGCCACGTTGCGCCCAAGCAGACGGCCGAGGCCGCGCTCGAAAAAATCAACCAGTGGAAATAA